In a genomic window of Pelotomaculum thermopropionicum SI:
- a CDS encoding hypothetical protein (IspA (COG0142), geranylgeranyl pyrophosphate synthase): MLADILEPIEAELRYVSDLIEGHLTIKAGYLGDFAHLEFSYTDKTVRPALVILSSRIYGLARQKTALLASVFQFIHMASKVHQGISENDSNLARVRKDPRNASQFPVLVGDYLYGKFFTLLCDAGMTGLLQPLAEIICQIHEGSILKKKLDGKSQNSHEFYEAVRKETAELFAGCCTLGARMAGAPDKDQDLLKQFGRSLGMVYGLLEQGIPVKYAAAYLEKALSSLALLPDTPERKLMEKMTDLLSGRLPRRMVI; this comes from the coding sequence ATGCTGGCAGATATTTTAGAGCCGATTGAAGCGGAACTGCGGTACGTAAGCGATCTGATTGAAGGCCACTTAACTATAAAGGCAGGTTACCTGGGAGATTTTGCCCATCTTGAATTTTCATATACCGATAAGACAGTAAGACCGGCACTGGTTATTCTTTCCTCAAGGATTTACGGTCTTGCCAGGCAAAAAACTGCTCTACTGGCCAGTGTTTTTCAGTTTATACATATGGCCTCAAAGGTCCATCAGGGGATTTCTGAAAACGATTCAAATTTGGCCCGTGTAAGGAAAGACCCCAGGAATGCTTCACAATTTCCCGTGCTGGTGGGCGATTATCTTTACGGGAAGTTTTTTACTTTGCTATGTGATGCCGGAATGACCGGCCTGCTTCAGCCTCTGGCGGAGATTATTTGTCAGATTCATGAGGGGAGCATCTTAAAAAAGAAACTGGACGGTAAAAGTCAGAATTCGCATGAATTTTATGAAGCAGTGCGCAAGGAAACGGCAGAACTTTTTGCCGGTTGTTGTACACTGGGGGCCCGTATGGCCGGGGCACCGGATAAAGATCAGGATTTACTGAAACAATTCGGCCGCAGCCTGGGCATGGTATATGGCTTGCTGGAGCAAGGCATCCCGGTAAAATATGCTGCTGCGTATTTGGAAAAGGCTTTAAGTTCCCTGGCTTTACTTCCAGATACGCCGGAAAGAAAGTTAATGGAGAAGATGACTGACC
- the SpeD gene encoding S-adenosylmethionine decarboxylase, with protein sequence MKHLGRHVLAEICGCDFDILNDIEKVEEIMVNAALEAGAEVRECVFHKFSPQGVSGVVVISESHLAIHTWPELGYAAVDVFTCGDKVNPWDACNYLSERFSAKHMTAREMKRGIIPETYLKEVANL encoded by the coding sequence ATGAAACATTTGGGCCGCCATGTATTGGCTGAGATTTGTGGGTGCGATTTTGACATTCTCAACGATATCGAGAAGGTTGAAGAAATCATGGTAAACGCAGCGCTTGAAGCGGGCGCTGAAGTGAGAGAATGCGTATTCCATAAGTTCAGCCCTCAAGGAGTCAGCGGGGTAGTGGTTATTTCAGAATCACACCTGGCTATCCATACCTGGCCGGAACTTGGTTACGCTGCAGTAGACGTTTTTACCTGCGGGGATAAAGTAAATCCTTGGGATGCATGCAACTATCTGTCAGAGCGGTTCAGTGCCAAGCACATGACTGCCAGAGAGATGAAAAGGGGCATTATTCCGGAAACTTACCTAAAGGAAGTTGCAAATCTTTAG
- the Fer gene encoding ferredoxin, which produces MRVEVDQELCISCGACIDSCPDVFAWNEDEKAHAVVEEVPPEMEEQVHEAVEACPTSAIKED; this is translated from the coding sequence TTGCGAGTAGAAGTGGATCAAGAGCTTTGTATTAGCTGCGGGGCATGTATTGATTCCTGTCCGGATGTATTTGCCTGGAACGAGGATGAAAAAGCGCACGCTGTTGTTGAAGAGGTGCCGCCGGAGATGGAAGAGCAGGTCCATGAAGCTGTAGAAGCTTGCCCGACCAGCGCGATCAAGGAAGATTAA
- a CDS encoding sensor protein DegS and signal transduction histidine kinase (DegS and COG3920), with protein sequence MFEVHALDRIIKETLEVIERSKIQIYGIAENSRAEMLRITEELDEIKNEVNELINYVDSLSIEEKKARIRLAEVSKDFQQYTEKDIKEAYDKAYALQVELIKAKEREKLLRYRRDHLEISLRRLKNTVQRAEKLVSQVSIVFNYLSGELQDLNSKIGELQQAQQMALSIIKAQEEERKRVAREIHDGPAQSMANIVMRAEYCLKLLDMNPAKVREELLALQDLVRMGLADVRKIIFDLRPMLLDDLGLAPAIKRYLADYKEQYGLQVDFLFFGQQQRLDSSIEVALFRVIQEAVTNIRKHARAKNALVKMEILQKKVNIHIKDDGKGFDLDSVMADRERDGYGLVGMRERVQLLRGEINIITAPGQGTSISISVPLDK encoded by the coding sequence TTGTTTGAAGTGCATGCCCTTGACCGTATTATTAAAGAAACGCTTGAGGTTATCGAACGGAGCAAGATTCAAATATACGGCATAGCAGAAAACTCGCGCGCTGAAATGCTAAGAATTACCGAAGAACTGGATGAAATTAAAAATGAAGTAAACGAATTAATAAATTATGTGGACAGCCTTTCCATTGAAGAAAAAAAGGCCCGGATAAGGCTGGCGGAAGTCAGTAAAGATTTTCAGCAATATACCGAAAAGGATATTAAAGAGGCATATGACAAGGCCTATGCCCTGCAGGTGGAATTAATCAAGGCAAAAGAAAGAGAAAAGCTTTTGCGCTACCGGAGGGACCACCTGGAGATCAGCCTGCGCCGGCTCAAAAATACCGTTCAGCGGGCAGAAAAGCTGGTATCACAGGTAAGCATAGTTTTTAATTACCTCAGCGGCGAACTGCAAGACCTCAACTCCAAAATAGGCGAACTTCAGCAAGCCCAGCAGATGGCCCTGAGCATCATTAAAGCCCAGGAAGAAGAGCGCAAGCGGGTTGCCAGGGAGATTCACGACGGCCCCGCCCAATCCATGGCCAACATTGTTATGAGGGCGGAATATTGTTTGAAACTTTTGGACATGAACCCGGCCAAGGTACGGGAGGAACTGCTGGCCCTCCAGGATCTCGTCCGCATGGGTTTGGCCGACGTAAGAAAAATAATTTTCGACCTAAGGCCGATGCTGCTGGACGACCTGGGACTGGCGCCGGCCATCAAGCGCTACCTCGCCGACTACAAAGAACAATACGGCCTGCAGGTAGATTTTCTCTTCTTCGGTCAGCAGCAGCGCCTCGATAGTTCCATAGAGGTGGCCCTCTTCAGAGTCATTCAGGAAGCGGTAACCAATATCAGAAAGCACGCCCGGGCCAAAAATGCGCTGGTTAAAATGGAGATCCTGCAGAAAAAGGTTAACATTCACATTAAGGACGACGGCAAGGGGTTTGATCTGGACAGCGTTATGGCAGACAGAGAACGCGACGGCTATGGGTTGGTCGGCATGCGGGAAAGGGTTCAGCTCCTCCGGGGGGAAATTAATATAATCACCGCCCCTGGCCAGGGAACGTCGATCAGCATTTCGGTTCCACTGGACAAATAG
- the CitB gene encoding response regulator (containing a CheY-like receiver domain and an HTH DNA-binding domain), with translation MKKIRVLIADDHALVREGLCKILSMEKSIEVVGEAENGEQAIKLALKIIPDIILMDINMPKTKGIEATRIIKSRLPEVGIIALTIHDQEEYLFELIKAGISGYVLKDISPDLLIQTILGVTRGESFIPPSMTAKVFAEFTRLSTISSRYSHPLGLTRREVDVLRLVAQGDSNRSIAQKLFISEKTVKNHLTSIFQKLGVDDRTQAALHAVKNKIIEL, from the coding sequence TTGAAAAAAATAAGAGTGCTAATAGCCGACGATCACGCCCTTGTACGCGAAGGGCTTTGTAAAATTTTATCAATGGAAAAATCGATTGAAGTCGTCGGGGAGGCAGAAAACGGCGAGCAGGCTATAAAGCTGGCCTTAAAAATAATACCGGACATAATCCTTATGGACATAAACATGCCTAAAACCAAGGGAATCGAAGCAACACGGATAATTAAAAGCCGGTTGCCCGAGGTCGGCATCATTGCCCTGACCATTCACGATCAGGAAGAATACCTTTTCGAGCTGATCAAAGCAGGCATATCCGGATACGTTTTAAAAGACATCAGCCCCGACCTTTTAATCCAGACCATTTTAGGGGTAACGCGCGGGGAGTCCTTCATTCCTCCTTCCATGACGGCCAAAGTCTTTGCCGAATTTACCCGGCTGTCCACCATTTCCAGCCGCTACAGCCATCCTTTAGGACTGACCAGGCGGGAAGTCGACGTTCTGCGCCTGGTGGCCCAGGGAGACAGCAACCGCTCCATAGCGCAGAAGCTTTTTATCAGCGAAAAGACGGTCAAGAATCACCTGACCAGCATATTTCAAAAGCTTGGCGTTGACGACAGGACTCAGGCCGCCCTTCATGCGGTAAAGAACAAAATAATAGAGCTGTGA
- the Flp gene encoding flp pilus assembly protein, pilin Flp, pilin Flp, which produces MTGLIKRLLREENGQGMAEYGLILALIAVVVIAALTTLGTNIKTKLETVGNKIGENPNP; this is translated from the coding sequence ATGACCGGTTTAATTAAAAGGCTGCTCAGGGAAGAAAACGGCCAGGGAATGGCAGAATACGGCCTGATTCTGGCCCTGATAGCAGTGGTAGTGATAGCTGCCCTTACCACATTGGGAACCAACATTAAAACCAAGCTGGAAACAGTAGGAAATAAAATTGGGGAAAATCCAAATCCCTAG
- the PulO gene encoding type II secretory pathway, prepilin signal peptidase PulO and related peptidases, prepilin signal peptidase PulO and related peptidases, producing MLLDILTFIVLVVCTLTDLCNKKIYNFVLLPALVIALFTHLATGGLPQGWWSVKGLLLGIALLFIPFSAGGIGAGDVKMLGVIGALKGPEFVFKAFLAGAVAGGIISAALLIKNKKMLATVQLLLLNLYFFLTGVPRIKYRAESPDIPQENVIPYGAAIAIGTLAAYLAR from the coding sequence ATGCTGCTCGACATTTTAACATTTATCGTTTTGGTGGTATGCACGCTTACCGACCTGTGCAATAAAAAGATATACAATTTTGTGCTTCTGCCCGCTCTTGTGATTGCACTTTTTACCCACCTGGCCACAGGCGGACTGCCGCAGGGCTGGTGGTCGGTTAAGGGACTGCTTTTAGGAATTGCCCTCCTGTTTATCCCTTTTTCAGCGGGCGGAATAGGCGCCGGCGATGTTAAGATGCTGGGCGTTATCGGCGCCTTAAAAGGACCGGAATTTGTTTTCAAAGCATTTCTGGCGGGAGCTGTGGCAGGCGGCATCATTTCGGCAGCCCTGTTAATCAAAAACAAAAAAATGCTGGCTACCGTTCAGTTGCTTTTGTTAAACCTGTATTTTTTTCTAACCGGCGTACCGCGAATTAAATACCGTGCTGAAAGCCCGGACATCCCACAGGAAAATGTCATCCCTTACGGAGCCGCCATTGCCATAGGAACCCTGGCAGCTTATTTGGCGAGGTGA
- the TadG gene encoding flp pilus assembly protein TadG, whose amino-acid sequence MIFIISPGKLVREKRGQALVELALVLPLLLLLLMGIMESGRIFHSYLLITNASREGARAGVTGAGDAEIQEKVKDAAEPIHLSDSQITITPAQSYRTRGAPLTVQVNCTVDLITPVLDAVFPDPFPLTSSTTMRVE is encoded by the coding sequence GTGATTTTTATCATTTCCCCAGGCAAATTAGTCAGAGAAAAACGCGGGCAGGCGCTGGTTGAACTGGCGCTGGTCCTGCCGCTTCTGCTCCTGCTTTTAATGGGCATCATGGAGTCCGGCAGGATATTTCACTCTTACCTGCTGATTACAAACGCTTCAAGGGAAGGCGCCCGCGCCGGGGTAACAGGCGCAGGCGACGCGGAAATACAGGAAAAAGTCAAAGATGCGGCGGAGCCAATTCATCTAAGCGATTCGCAAATTACAATTACTCCTGCCCAAAGTTACAGAACCAGGGGCGCTCCGTTAACCGTCCAGGTTAACTGCACGGTCGACCTGATAACCCCGGTACTGGATGCCGTTTTCCCCGATCCCTTTCCTTTAACCTCTTCAACCACAATGCGGGTGGAATGA
- the TadD gene encoding flp pilus assembly protein TadD (contains TPR repeats), which yields MQKIKLLKNLLGNFLNNQNGLAAVMLCAGMAALFGFAALVTDIGLLAAKRQQLINTMDAAALAGAQELPDNPAQAVQVARDYAGKNGFAPDSLNISISGDNRTISVAGREVVNTIFARVLGIYSKTVSAGSSASVQGLTSCQGVAPLTISDKELEGDVFYTLKTLKYGDPSLGPGNFGALSLGGKGADTYRKNLIDGYSGILRVGETVETKPGNMSGPTSGIDERIARCREGCTFNRFTPGCPRIIIIPVHRYDPDLHGRDEVTITGFAAFFVDRSNSARDEIEGYFIKTAGEGEAGPSQPDYGLRAVRLTS from the coding sequence ATGCAGAAAATAAAACTCCTCAAAAATTTACTGGGTAACTTTTTAAATAATCAAAACGGGCTGGCAGCAGTCATGCTTTGTGCAGGAATGGCGGCATTGTTCGGATTTGCGGCGTTGGTGACCGATATTGGCCTGCTCGCGGCAAAAAGACAGCAGCTTATAAATACCATGGATGCGGCAGCCCTGGCAGGAGCGCAGGAACTGCCGGACAACCCCGCCCAGGCAGTTCAGGTAGCTCGCGACTATGCCGGGAAAAACGGCTTTGCTCCTGACAGCCTGAACATTTCCATTTCCGGTGACAATAGGACAATTTCCGTGGCCGGAAGGGAAGTGGTGAATACCATTTTTGCCAGGGTCCTGGGCATTTATTCAAAAACAGTATCGGCCGGCTCCAGCGCTTCGGTGCAGGGACTGACCTCCTGCCAGGGAGTGGCCCCCCTGACCATCAGCGATAAAGAACTGGAAGGCGATGTATTCTATACCCTTAAAACATTAAAATACGGCGACCCCTCCCTTGGGCCCGGCAATTTCGGGGCACTCTCCCTGGGCGGAAAAGGTGCGGATACTTACAGGAAAAACCTGATCGACGGTTACAGCGGCATTTTGCGGGTTGGTGAAACGGTTGAAACAAAACCGGGAAACATGTCCGGCCCCACCAGCGGCATCGACGAACGCATTGCCAGGTGTCGCGAAGGGTGCACCTTTAACCGCTTTACCCCCGGCTGCCCCAGGATCATCATCATTCCGGTTCACCGCTACGACCCAGACCTCCACGGCCGGGACGAAGTTACCATTACGGGTTTTGCCGCTTTTTTCGTAGACCGCTCAAACAGCGCCAGGGACGAAATAGAAGGCTACTTCATCAAAACAGCAGGCGAAGGTGAAGCCGGGCCATCCCAGCCCGACTACGGACTAAGGGCGGTAAGGCTGACTTCTTAA
- the CpaB gene encoding flp pilus assembly protein CpaB has translation MKNRLILILAVIVGLAAAGGTYVYLDNLKKSYVISGDFTRVAVARQRITARTRITAQMIELKDIPAKYINELAAVSPEEIVGKIAKSEILPGEQILRDRLAQGSSATDGLAFMLQPGKRAVTVAVNEVSGLAGLIKPGDRVDVVGTFDLQGAPGQEKSSITSILIQDVDVLSTDQATIPLQENGQNGKKEAPARTVTLSVTPEQAQPLVLCSEKGTIRLILRPATDHEILAIPSIRMNQLVR, from the coding sequence GTGAAAAACAGGTTGATCCTGATCCTTGCCGTAATTGTCGGACTGGCCGCTGCCGGGGGAACTTACGTGTATCTTGACAACCTCAAAAAAAGTTACGTTATAAGCGGCGATTTTACCAGAGTGGCAGTTGCCCGCCAGCGCATAACGGCCAGAACCAGGATTACCGCCCAGATGATCGAACTAAAGGATATTCCAGCAAAATATATTAACGAACTGGCCGCTGTGAGTCCCGAAGAAATCGTGGGTAAAATAGCCAAATCGGAAATACTGCCGGGAGAGCAAATCCTCAGGGACAGGCTGGCCCAGGGCAGCAGCGCGACCGACGGGCTTGCCTTCATGCTCCAGCCGGGAAAGCGGGCCGTTACCGTTGCGGTTAACGAAGTTTCCGGCCTCGCCGGCCTGATCAAGCCGGGCGACCGGGTTGACGTCGTGGGCACGTTCGACCTGCAGGGTGCGCCCGGCCAGGAAAAATCTAGCATTACGTCCATTTTGATTCAAGACGTGGATGTGCTGTCAACTGACCAGGCCACCATCCCGCTCCAGGAAAACGGCCAGAATGGGAAAAAGGAGGCTCCGGCCCGTACCGTTACCCTTTCGGTGACTCCCGAACAGGCTCAGCCACTGGTTTTATGTTCGGAAAAAGGCACCATCAGGCTTATTCTGCGCCCGGCAACCGACCACGAAATCCTGGCCATCCCATCAATCAGAATGAATCAACTGGTTCGCTAA
- the CitB gene encoding response regulator (containing a CheY-like receiver domain and an HTH DNA-binding domain) encodes MSQTSVLVVDDIANVREDIKRLLYFEKDITVVGEADNGEEAIRLAEELKPDVVLMDINLPGMDGIRASEAIATKVPDTAVVIISIQGEPEYLRKAMAAGARDYLVKPFSSSDLAETIRRVNYTCKLRAARTAAPPVSGAPAESNAPPRKIILVFSSKGGVGKTVLSCNLAISLAQQCGKKVALVDLNLQGGDVTVMLNLSPRGTIAELVQEEDYLEYSLVNSYLVPHMSGLKVLPAPLRPEHADVVAAAHVEDILTLLKNNYDFVVVDTSPFFNDINLSALEKADDILLTFTKDLPAIKHAKTDLDILESLNLAGKVKLVLNQTAQDYGIKISDIEKNFKISLAAVLPYDEKTVLTSVNKGHPFVLTQPNSKIAQSIKNLARELAPLPANSPASENTRKSIIGRIFSF; translated from the coding sequence ATGAGCCAGACCAGCGTGCTGGTGGTTGACGATATTGCAAATGTGCGCGAAGACATAAAACGACTTCTCTACTTTGAAAAAGACATCACGGTCGTGGGAGAAGCGGATAACGGCGAAGAAGCCATCCGGCTGGCAGAAGAACTCAAGCCTGACGTTGTATTGATGGACATTAACCTGCCCGGCATGGACGGCATCAGGGCCTCTGAAGCAATTGCAACTAAAGTGCCCGATACTGCGGTAGTAATCATCTCCATTCAGGGAGAGCCGGAGTACCTTCGAAAGGCTATGGCAGCAGGCGCCCGGGATTACCTGGTAAAGCCCTTCAGCAGCAGCGATCTGGCCGAAACCATCCGCCGCGTCAACTACACGTGTAAACTGCGGGCAGCCCGCACAGCAGCACCGCCAGTTTCCGGCGCGCCGGCCGAATCAAATGCGCCGCCCAGAAAAATAATCCTGGTTTTTTCCAGCAAAGGAGGCGTGGGCAAAACTGTCCTCTCCTGCAACCTGGCCATAAGCCTTGCCCAGCAGTGTGGAAAAAAGGTTGCCCTGGTGGACCTCAATTTGCAAGGCGGCGATGTAACGGTGATGCTGAATCTTTCCCCCCGGGGAACCATTGCCGAACTGGTGCAGGAAGAGGACTATCTGGAATATTCCCTGGTAAACAGCTATCTGGTCCCCCATATGTCCGGCCTGAAAGTCCTGCCTGCCCCCTTGCGCCCGGAACATGCCGATGTCGTAGCGGCGGCCCATGTAGAAGACATATTAACACTTCTAAAAAACAATTATGATTTTGTCGTCGTCGATACTTCACCTTTCTTTAACGACATTAACCTGAGCGCCCTGGAAAAAGCAGATGACATTCTTCTAACTTTTACCAAAGACCTTCCTGCCATTAAACACGCAAAAACCGACCTGGACATTCTGGAATCCTTGAACCTAGCGGGAAAAGTGAAGCTGGTCCTGAATCAGACCGCGCAGGATTATGGGATTAAAATATCTGACATCGAAAAGAACTTTAAAATTTCTCTTGCTGCCGTTCTGCCTTACGATGAAAAAACGGTCCTGACTTCAGTCAACAAAGGGCACCCCTTTGTGCTGACCCAGCCCAACAGCAAGATTGCCCAGAGTATAAAGAATTTGGCCAGAGAACTGGCACCGCTTCCAGCAAATTCGCCTGCTTCCGAAAACACCAGGAAATCTATTATCGGCCGGATTTTCAGTTTCTAA
- the VirB11 gene encoding type IV secretory pathway, VirB11 components, and related ATPase (involved in archaeal flagella biosynthesis), with translation MSLLARLEKQKTLKTDKNEQLKPQAFTKKDPYEQLKTAIHKKIIDELKDMPPDEESSARLAEKIEKMVLDFLDNEGEQISRPDRLRIAKEIVDDAIAFGPITPLLNDPDITEVMVNGPDKVYIEKNGIIQLTDIRFRNNSHVMHVIEKIVAPLGRRIDESMPMVDARLPDGSRVNAIIPPLALNGPTVTIRKFFKDPLTIDDLIRLGTLTPQIAIFLESCVKARLNIVVSGGTGSGKTTTLNILSSFIPENERIITIEDAAELQLRQEHVITLESRPPNIEGKGAITIRDLVRNALRMRPDRIVVGEVRSGEALDMLQAMNTGHDGSLTTGHANSPRDMLSRLETMVLMAGMELPVKAIREQISSAIDLIIHQSRLRDGSRKITHITEVQGMEGDIIVLQDIYLYKQEGIDADGRIRGRFIATGIRPKFLGQLEAHGITLPYELFDPSML, from the coding sequence ATGTCGCTGCTGGCCAGGCTGGAAAAACAAAAAACTTTAAAAACAGACAAAAACGAGCAGTTAAAACCTCAAGCTTTTACCAAAAAAGATCCTTATGAACAGCTTAAAACCGCCATTCACAAAAAAATCATCGACGAATTAAAAGATATGCCTCCGGATGAAGAAAGCAGCGCGCGGCTTGCTGAAAAAATAGAAAAAATGGTCCTTGATTTTCTTGATAATGAGGGTGAACAGATTTCCCGCCCGGACAGGCTGCGTATTGCCAAAGAAATAGTCGACGACGCCATAGCTTTCGGGCCAATCACCCCCCTGTTGAACGACCCGGACATAACCGAGGTAATGGTGAACGGCCCCGACAAGGTCTATATAGAGAAAAACGGGATAATCCAGTTGACCGATATCCGTTTTCGCAACAACAGCCACGTCATGCATGTAATCGAAAAAATTGTTGCACCGCTCGGCCGGAGAATAGATGAAAGCATGCCGATGGTCGACGCGCGCCTGCCAGACGGTTCGAGGGTTAACGCCATCATCCCACCTCTTGCCTTAAACGGACCGACCGTAACCATTCGCAAATTTTTTAAAGATCCCCTTACCATAGACGATCTGATCCGCCTCGGCACACTGACCCCCCAGATTGCCATCTTTCTGGAATCTTGCGTCAAGGCCAGGCTGAACATTGTGGTGTCCGGAGGAACGGGCAGCGGCAAGACAACCACCCTTAACATCCTTTCCTCATTCATTCCAGAAAACGAAAGAATCATTACCATTGAAGATGCCGCAGAACTCCAGCTAAGACAGGAGCACGTGATCACCCTGGAAAGCCGCCCGCCAAATATCGAAGGAAAAGGGGCCATTACCATCCGGGACCTGGTACGCAACGCCCTGCGCATGCGCCCTGACCGGATCGTGGTGGGCGAAGTCCGCAGCGGAGAAGCTCTGGACATGCTCCAGGCAATGAACACCGGTCACGACGGTTCTCTAACCACGGGCCATGCCAACTCTCCCCGGGACATGCTTTCCAGGCTGGAGACAATGGTCCTGATGGCAGGGATGGAGCTCCCGGTAAAAGCCATCCGGGAACAAATTTCATCTGCCATCGACCTCATCATCCACCAAAGCCGCCTGCGGGACGGCTCGAGGAAAATCACCCATATTACCGAGGTGCAGGGCATGGAAGGAGATATCATCGTTCTCCAGGACATCTACCTTTACAAACAGGAGGGCATAGATGCCGACGGCAGGATCAGGGGCAGGTTTATCGCCACAGGAATAAGGCCTAAATTTCTCGGGCAGCTTGAGGCCCACGGGATAACCCTGCCCTATGAACTGTTCGACCCGTCAATGTTATAA